A single Phoenix dactylifera cultivar Barhee BC4 chromosome 1, palm_55x_up_171113_PBpolish2nd_filt_p, whole genome shotgun sequence DNA region contains:
- the LOC103696054 gene encoding cytochrome P450 709B2-like isoform X2, producing MSNLGLVLGALAVVLISSLWRGLVYLIWRTYAIPKRFRKQGVGGPCGKFWSGSLEEIRSMKKAGRKLILDINSHDITPRVLPHYLKWMSQYGETFLYWFGPHPTICITDPELAKQVLSNKFGFFPKVMPIPNILALLGKGLSVTQGAEWVRHRHVVSPAFTMDKLKTMTKKMAECAQSMLERWQDLATQAEGQREMEVSSQLQELTSDVISHTAFGSSYVEGKEVFQAQKELQTLAAKSFLNVNIPGYQYLPSRRNLPRWKLERRVRNTLMHIIQGRLDSKDSSYGNDLLGLMMESCRSDLGQERKGQLLSMNEIMDECKTFFFVGQETTSHLLTWTVFLLCTNQQWQERLREEVLKECGTGIPNADMLSKLKLVTMVLLESLRLYGPVVMMQRMAAKDMTLGNLVIPKDTRLVIPIAIIHRNKEVWGADADEFNPLRFKNGISKAAKHPNALLAFSIGPRACIGQNFAMLEAKTVITMILQRFSLSLSPNYIHAPADMLFLQPQYGLPILLRPLNV from the exons TGGATCACTTGAGGAGATTCGAAGCATGAAGAAGGCTGGAAGAAAGCTGATCTTGGACATCAACTCACATGATATCACTCCTAGGGTCCTGCCCCACTATCTTAAGTGGATGTCACAATATG GagaaacatttctatattggtTTGGACCCCATCCAACGATATGTATCACTGATCCAGAGTTGGCTAAGCAAGTGTTGTCGAACAAATTTGGTTTCTTTCCAAAGGTGATGCCAATTCCTAACATATTGGCTTTATTGGGTAAGGGTTTGTCTGTCACTCAAGGGGCAGAATGGGTTAGGCACCGGCATGTTGTCAGTCCTGCTTTTACAATGGATAAGCTCAAG ACGATGACAAAGAAGATGGCAGAATGTGCTCAATCCATGCTAGAACGGTGGCAAGATCTGGCAACTCAAGCTGAGGGCCAAAGAGAGATGGAGGTCAGCAGCCAACTTCAAGAGTTAACATCAGATGTAATCTCCCACACAGCTTTTGGAAGCAGTTATGTTGAGGGCAAGGAAGTCTTTCAGGCACAAAAAGAGCTCCAGACACTTGCAGCAAAAAGTTTTCTCAATGTCAACATCCCTGGATACCA ATATCTTCCTTCTAGGAGGAATCTGCCCAGGTGGAAGCTAGAAAGAAGAGTGAGGAACACACTGATGCACATCATACAGGGCCGATTAGATTCGAAGGACTCCAGCTATGGAAATGATCTGCTAGGGTTGATGATGGAGTCTTGCAGATCAGACCTTGGTCAAGAGCGAAAGGGTCAACTATTGAGCATGAATGAGATCATGGATGAATGCAAGACATTCTTCTTTGTTGGACAGGAGACCACCTCCCATTTGCTTACTTGGACTGTGTTCTTGTTGTGTACCAACCAACAATGGCAGGAGAGGCTCAGAGAGGAGGTGCTCAAAGAATGTGGTACAGGAATTCCCAATGCAGACATGCTCAGCAAGTTAAAATTG GTTACCATGGTTCTCTTAGAATCTTTAAGGCTCTATGGCCCAGTAGTCATGATGCAAAGAATGGCTGCTAAAGATATGACCTTAGGAAACCTAGTGATTCCAAAGGACACCAGACTAGTAAtaccaattgcaattattcataGGAATAAAGAGGTTTGGGGGGCTGATGCTGATGAGTTCAATCCTCTTAGATTCAAGAATGGGATATCCAAAGCTGCCAAGCACCCCAATGCACTACTTGCATTCTCGATAGGACCGAGAGCATGCATTGGTCAAAACTTTGCAATGTTGGAAGCGAAAACTGTGATCACCATGATCCTCCAGAGGTTCTCATTATCTCTCTCCCCAAACTATATACATGCACCAGCGGACATGCTTTTCCTTCAGCCCCAGTATGGGCTTCCTATACTTCTAAGACCCTTGAACGTCTGA